Proteins co-encoded in one Carassius carassius unplaced genomic scaffold, fCarCar2.1 SCAFFOLD_70, whole genome shotgun sequence genomic window:
- the LOC132139420 gene encoding uncharacterized protein LOC132139420, with translation MGKSRKKKKEEAGSETRARIDESEIEDESDEMGWTQVDGGRIKSVEKANNKRKKDNEDDSVAFGLQCISPGTFFRHQRYYTIPTIVQAWRNEQSGIIRELKETGGGLILSGDCRSDSPGHCAKYGSYSLIEDRINKVLDVQLVQSSEVPSSSWCELEGLKRSMQFLMDQDMQVSALITDRNRQVAKWVREKMCSEGTKHFFDVWHIGKSVQKALDAAAKERDCEDLKLWRPAIINHLYWTAASTPTGDPDEMQAKWQSMINHVQDIHEHSSPAFPSCAHPPLEGEARNKEWLEPGTT, from the exons ATGGGGAAAtcgaggaaaaagaaaaaagaggaggCTGGATCAGAAACAAGAGCTAGAATTGATGAATCAGAGATTGAAGATGAAAGTGATGAGATGGGTTGGACACAAGTGGACGGAGGGAGAATAAAAAGTGTTGAAAAAGCAAATAATAAGAGGAAGAAAGATAATGAAGATGATTCAGTAG cgTTTGGCCTGCAGTGCATAAGTCCTGGCACTTTTTTCCGCCATCAGCGCTATTACACTATCCCTACCATCGTGCAGGCCTGGAGGAATGAGCAGAGTGGGATCATCAGGGAGTTGAAGGAGACTGGGGGTGGATTGATCCTGTCTGGTGACTGCAG ATCAGATTCTCCTGGACACTGTGCCAAGTATGGTAGCTACTCCTTGATTGAGGATCGAATTAACAAAGTTTTGGATGTTCAGCTTGTCCAA AGCTCAGAAGTCCCAAGCAGCTCTTGGTGTGAGCTAGAGGGTCTAAAGCGGAGTATGCAGTTCCTGATGGACCAAGACATGCAAGTGTCTGCTCTGATAACAGACAGAAATCGGCAG GTGGCCAAGTGGGTACGTGAGAAAATGTGTTCAGAAGGAACAAAGCATTTCTTTGACGTCTGGCATATTGGGAAAA GTGTACAGAAAGCACTGGATGCTGCTGCAAAAGAGAGGGACTGTGAGGATCTGAAGCTGTGGAGGCCTGCCATTATCAACCATCTCTACTGGACCGCAGCTTCCACCCCTACAGGAGATCCAGATGAGATGCAGGCAAAATGGCAGAGTATGATAAATCATGTACAGGACATACATGAACACAGCTCTCCAGCATTTCCCAGCTGCGCACATCCACCGTTGGAAGGAGAGGCAAGAAACAAGGAGTGGCTGGAACCAGGTACAACATAA